In Amycolatopsis endophytica, the following are encoded in one genomic region:
- a CDS encoding L-lactate MFS transporter, with protein MAVTFLDRSRSIAPPDWSRWLIPPAALSVHLAIGQAYAWSVFKPPLEKALGLSGTLSALPFQLGIVMLGLSAAFGGTLVERNGPRWAMFVSMTCFSTGFLVSALGAFTSQYWLVVLGYGLIGGVGLGIGYISPVSTLMKWFPDRPGMATGIAIMGFGGGALIASPWSSQMLESFGATPSGIGTAFVIHGVVYAIFMSLGVFLVRVPAEGWKPKGWDPAAAKAKSMITSANVSAANAIKTPQFWCLWVVLCFNVTAGIGILEKASPMITDFFRGTSVPVGATAAAGFVALLSLTNMLGRFVWSSTSDVIGRKNIYRMYLGVGALLYLVIALVGNSSKVVFILAAMVILSFYGAGFATIPAYLKDLFGTYQVGAIHGRLLTAWSAAGVLGPLIVNAIADSQERTGKQGPDLYTTSFYIMIALLVVGFVANELVRPVNAKYHEPERAETAHEEAK; from the coding sequence GTGGCCGTCACATTCCTCGACCGTTCGCGCAGCATCGCGCCCCCGGACTGGAGCCGGTGGCTGATCCCGCCCGCCGCCCTGTCGGTGCACCTCGCGATCGGCCAAGCCTACGCGTGGAGCGTCTTCAAGCCACCGCTGGAGAAGGCGCTGGGACTGTCCGGGACCCTGAGCGCTCTGCCGTTCCAGCTCGGCATCGTCATGCTCGGCTTGTCCGCGGCCTTCGGTGGCACGCTCGTCGAACGCAACGGGCCGCGCTGGGCGATGTTCGTGTCGATGACCTGCTTCTCCACCGGATTCCTGGTGTCCGCGCTGGGTGCGTTCACCTCGCAGTACTGGCTGGTGGTGCTCGGCTACGGCCTGATCGGCGGCGTCGGGCTCGGCATCGGCTACATCTCACCGGTGTCGACGTTGATGAAGTGGTTCCCGGACCGGCCGGGCATGGCGACCGGCATCGCCATCATGGGCTTCGGTGGGGGCGCTCTGATCGCTTCGCCGTGGTCGAGCCAGATGCTGGAGTCGTTCGGGGCCACCCCGAGCGGCATCGGCACCGCGTTCGTGATCCACGGTGTGGTCTACGCGATCTTCATGTCGCTGGGGGTCTTCCTGGTCCGCGTGCCGGCCGAAGGGTGGAAGCCGAAGGGCTGGGACCCGGCGGCGGCCAAGGCGAAGTCGATGATCACCTCGGCGAACGTGTCCGCGGCCAACGCCATCAAGACGCCCCAGTTCTGGTGCCTGTGGGTCGTCCTGTGCTTCAACGTGACGGCGGGCATCGGCATCCTGGAAAAGGCGTCGCCGATGATCACCGACTTCTTCCGCGGCACGTCCGTGCCGGTCGGCGCGACCGCGGCGGCCGGGTTCGTCGCACTGCTGTCGCTGACCAACATGCTCGGCCGGTTCGTCTGGTCGTCCACTTCGGACGTGATTGGGCGGAAGAACATCTACCGCATGTACCTCGGGGTCGGCGCGCTGCTGTACCTGGTGATCGCGCTCGTCGGGAACTCGTCCAAAGTGGTCTTCATCCTCGCGGCGATGGTGATCCTCTCGTTCTACGGCGCGGGTTTCGCCACGATCCCGGCCTACCTCAAGGACCTGTTCGGCACCTACCAGGTGGGCGCCATCCACGGGCGGCTGCTCACCGCGTGGTCGGCCGCGGGCGTGCTCGGCCCGCTGATCGTCAACGCGATCGCGGACAGCCAGGAGCGGACGGGCAAGCAGGGGCCCGACCTCTACACCACCTCGTTCTACATCATGATCGCGCTGCTGGTGGTGGGTTTCGTCGCCAATGAGCTGGTGCGGCCGGTCAACGCGAAGTACCACGAGCCCGAGCGCGCCGAAACCGCGCACGAGGAGGCGAAATGA
- a CDS encoding LLM class flavin-dependent oxidoreductase, whose translation MRFAISIPQFVADGTFDPAAFRAYVQRAEQLGFDSGWTQEQIIGPSAQLAPNETMAYAFACTERLRLGCAVYVTPLHSPAHLAKSLATLDQLSGGRLEIGVGSGGKNRPFAAFGIDGDAYLARFTEGLRLMKTLWTEPKTDFDGRFWQLEGASMQPKPFQKPHPPMWLGGGHPNALKRAVRYGQGFFGAGSSTTQAFAGQVKVLREVLAEAGRDDFRIAKRVYIAVDDDSDTAHRRASEGLASVYGTRKLDAVAVAGTPDECVAGVREVAEAGAQMILFTPFADQAEQMERLAAEVMPRI comes from the coding sequence ATGCGGTTCGCGATCTCCATCCCCCAGTTCGTGGCCGACGGGACTTTCGACCCGGCCGCCTTCCGCGCCTACGTCCAGCGGGCCGAGCAACTCGGCTTCGACAGCGGCTGGACCCAGGAACAGATCATCGGCCCGTCCGCGCAGCTCGCGCCCAACGAGACCATGGCCTACGCGTTCGCCTGCACCGAGCGGCTGCGCCTGGGCTGCGCCGTGTACGTGACCCCGCTGCACAGCCCCGCCCACCTGGCGAAGAGCCTCGCCACGCTCGACCAGCTCAGCGGCGGGCGCCTGGAGATCGGCGTCGGCAGCGGTGGCAAGAACCGTCCGTTCGCGGCCTTCGGCATCGACGGGGATGCCTACCTCGCCCGCTTCACCGAGGGCCTGCGCCTGATGAAGACCCTGTGGACCGAACCGAAGACGGACTTCGACGGCCGCTTCTGGCAGCTGGAAGGCGCCTCGATGCAGCCGAAGCCGTTCCAGAAGCCGCACCCGCCGATGTGGCTGGGCGGCGGGCATCCGAACGCCCTCAAGCGCGCCGTGCGCTACGGCCAAGGCTTCTTCGGCGCTGGCTCCTCGACCACCCAGGCCTTCGCCGGGCAGGTCAAGGTGCTGCGTGAAGTGCTGGCCGAGGCCGGGCGGGACGACTTCCGCATCGCCAAGCGCGTCTACATCGCCGTGGACGACGACAGTGACACGGCCCACCGCCGCGCCTCCGAGGGCCTGGCGAGCGTCTACGGCACCCGCAAGCTGGACGCGGTCGCCGTGGCCGGGACACCCGACGAGTGCGTGGCCGGGGTGCGGGAGGTCGCGGAGGCGGGTGCGCAGATGATCCTGTTCACCCCGTTCGCCGACCAGGCCGAGCAGATGGAACGCCTGGCCGCCGAGGTCATGCCCCGGATCTGA
- a CDS encoding SDR family oxidoreductase → MLNDRVTLVTGGSRGIGRGIAERLGADGARVVVNYRADADAAAKVVTAIENNGGQATAIQADVTDPAQVVGLFDAVEETFGGLDVFVGNAGTARFSPLGEATDEDFGLMFATNTRATFTALREASRRLRDGGRIVVISSGATVTARPNSGVYAASKAAAEQLVRAAAKELGSRGITANSVLPGATRSDALEAGISADRLAATKAQTPLGRLGEPSDIAAIVAFLASDDGRWVTGQTIHAGGGLF, encoded by the coding sequence GTGCTGAACGACAGGGTGACGCTGGTGACCGGCGGTTCACGGGGCATCGGGCGGGGTATCGCCGAACGGCTGGGCGCGGACGGCGCGCGCGTGGTCGTGAACTACCGCGCGGACGCGGACGCCGCGGCGAAGGTGGTCACCGCCATCGAGAACAACGGCGGCCAGGCCACGGCGATCCAGGCCGACGTCACCGATCCGGCACAGGTCGTGGGCCTCTTCGACGCGGTGGAGGAGACCTTCGGCGGGCTCGACGTCTTCGTCGGCAACGCGGGCACCGCCCGCTTCTCCCCGCTCGGCGAGGCGACCGACGAGGACTTCGGGCTGATGTTCGCCACCAACACCCGTGCCACCTTCACCGCTCTTCGGGAGGCGTCGAGGCGGCTGCGAGACGGCGGGCGGATCGTGGTCATCTCCAGTGGCGCCACCGTCACGGCGCGCCCGAACAGCGGTGTGTACGCGGCCAGCAAGGCCGCCGCCGAGCAGCTCGTGCGCGCCGCGGCCAAGGAACTCGGCTCCCGCGGGATCACCGCCAACAGCGTGCTGCCCGGCGCGACCCGCAGCGACGCACTCGAAGCGGGCATATCCGCGGACCGGCTCGCGGCGACGAAGGCCCAGACGCCGCTGGGGCGCCTGGGCGAACCGTCGGACATCGCGGCGATCGTGGCGTTCCTCGCCTCCGACGACGGCCGCTGGGTCACCGGGCAGACGATCCACGCCGGCGGCGGGCTGTTCTGA
- a CDS encoding MarR family winged helix-turn-helix transcriptional regulator gives MTQDLASAVATLHREAAVLYAGIAREFELTSQQTQILCALSQRPSLGELATILGCDKTNVTGMVDRLEKRGLLAREPDEKDRRVSRVVLTEAGEELRERIRTRFAECVAERFGALSVEERAFCRRLAAAVSSAGSR, from the coding sequence ATGACGCAGGACCTCGCTTCCGCGGTCGCCACCCTCCACCGCGAGGCGGCGGTGCTCTACGCCGGGATCGCGCGTGAGTTCGAGCTGACCAGCCAGCAGACGCAGATCCTGTGCGCCCTGTCGCAGCGTCCGTCGCTCGGCGAGCTGGCGACGATCCTGGGCTGCGACAAGACGAACGTGACCGGGATGGTCGACCGTCTGGAAAAGCGTGGCCTGCTGGCGCGCGAGCCGGACGAGAAGGACCGGCGCGTCAGCCGCGTAGTGCTGACGGAGGCGGGGGAGGAGCTACGGGAGCGGATCCGGACCCGGTTCGCGGAGTGTGTGGCGGAGCGGTTCGGGGCGCTGTCGGTGGAGGAGCGGGCTTTCTGCCGGCGGCTGGCCGCCGCGGTCAGCTCCGCAGGCTCTCGATGA
- the fdhD gene encoding formate dehydrogenase accessory sulfurtransferase FdhD, whose protein sequence is MGRVTVRRPVRKLTGEGQRRRADLLAAEEPLELRVDGKALAVTMRTPGHDVELAHGFLLSEGVVSARADVFAARYCDGVDDQGRNTYNVLDLTLAEGVAPPETGVERNFYTTSSCGVCGKAALDAVKLKTRFAPGESPFAVTTEVLAGLPETLRAQQRVFASTGGLHAAGLFHPDGSLLAVREDVGRHNAVDKVLGWALLEGRVPLSDCGLLVSGRASFELVQKAAMAGIPFLAAVSAPSSLAVELAEENGMTLVGFLRGSSMNLYTGDQRVLEAAAA, encoded by the coding sequence ATGGGGCGGGTGACGGTACGGCGTCCGGTGCGGAAGCTGACCGGCGAGGGGCAGCGGCGGCGGGCCGACCTGCTGGCCGCCGAAGAACCGCTGGAGTTGCGGGTCGACGGCAAGGCGCTGGCGGTGACCATGCGCACCCCCGGGCACGACGTCGAACTGGCGCACGGGTTCCTGCTGTCCGAGGGCGTGGTCTCCGCCCGCGCGGACGTGTTCGCGGCGCGCTACTGCGACGGCGTCGACGACCAGGGACGCAACACCTACAACGTTCTCGACCTCACCCTCGCCGAGGGCGTCGCTCCCCCGGAGACGGGCGTGGAGCGCAACTTCTACACCACCTCTTCGTGCGGCGTGTGCGGTAAGGCGGCGCTGGACGCGGTCAAGCTCAAGACCCGCTTCGCGCCCGGGGAGTCGCCGTTCGCCGTGACCACCGAGGTGCTGGCCGGGCTGCCGGAGACCTTGCGGGCGCAGCAACGCGTCTTCGCCAGCACCGGCGGGCTGCACGCCGCCGGACTGTTTCACCCGGACGGGTCGCTGCTGGCGGTGCGGGAGGACGTGGGCAGGCACAACGCGGTGGACAAAGTGCTCGGCTGGGCCCTGCTGGAGGGCCGGGTGCCGTTGTCGGACTGCGGGCTGCTGGTGTCCGGGCGCGCGTCGTTCGAACTGGTGCAGAAGGCCGCGATGGCGGGCATCCCGTTCCTCGCCGCGGTGTCCGCGCCGTCGTCGCTCGCGGTGGAGCTGGCCGAGGAGAACGGCATGACGCTCGTCGGGTTCCTGCGGGGCAGCAGCATGAACCTCTACACCGGCGACCAGCGGGTGCTGGAGGCGGCCGCGGCGTGA
- a CDS encoding MFS transporter small subunit, with translation MSTPEQTPARSRVWLMTLAWLWVGVPFLYGLYELILKVIKLFGG, from the coding sequence ATGAGCACGCCGGAGCAGACGCCCGCGCGCAGCCGCGTCTGGCTGATGACCCTCGCGTGGCTGTGGGTGGGCGTTCCCTTCCTCTACGGCCTCTACGAGCTGATCCTCAAGGTGATCAAGCTCTTCGGCGGCTGA